The DNA segment CGGCGAAGGCCGCGCGACGCATACGCGTGTTCACTTCTCAAACCTCCCTGACGAGGCCGCGTCGTTGCGGCCGAGGTGGCTGGAAGTCAACTCGGCCACACGTGCGACGTCAAGAAGTAAATCCTTAACGAGATGGCAACGGTGCCATTCCTTCTCTAAGTGAAGGCAGGGGCGGACACGGCCGGAGTGCCGGTGACGGAACCGTCCAGAAGGGCTGAATCGCCCATCTCGCTCAGGGCGAGGGCGAGCGCGCCCAGCACTTCGGCGCGGCCTCCAAGTGCCCCGGGAAGCACGGTGAGTTGACGGGCGGCGCTGGGGATCGCGTAGCGGCCGACGGACTCCCGGATGGGGCCGAGGACCAGCTCGCCGGCCTCCGCGAGATCGCCGCCGAGGAGCACCCGGCTGGGGTTGAGGAGGTTGCAGAGATTGGCCACACCGCTGCCGATGTGGCGGCCGACGTCGGCGACCACCCGGCGGCATCCGGGGTCACCCTCCCTGGCGAGCCGTACGACGCCCTCCATGGTCAGGTCGGAGCCGTGGCTCGGCTGGAGCAGCGGCAGGACGTAGCGGGCCGCCGCGAAGGTCTCCAGGCAGCCGCGGTTGCCGCAGCGGCAGACCGGGCCCGACTCGTCCAGGGTGATGTGGCCGATCTCGCCCGCGGTGCCGCCCGGCCCGCGGTAGATCGTGCCGTCGATGACCAGGCCGGCGCCGACGCCGCTGGCGACCTTGATGTAGGCGAGGTCGCGTACGCCCTTGCCGCTGCCCCAGACCAGCTCGCCGAGGGCGCCGAGGTTCGCGTCGTTGTCCACGTGGACCGGCACGCCGAGGCGTTGTGCCAGCTCCTCGGCGGGCTTGGTGCCGCCCCAGCCGGGCAGGATGGCGCTGTGCCCGAGGGTGCCGGACTCCAGGTCGATGGGGCCGGGTACGCCGAGGCCCACGCCCGCGATCTTGGCGCGGTCCACCCCGGTGGCCACGATCAGCCTGCTGACCAGCTCCTCGGCCCGGTCGAAGCCCTGGGCGGCGGAGGCGTCCACGTCCAGCGGCTCGGCCTCCTCGGCCAGCACCTGGTGGGCGAGGTTGCCGACCGCGACCCGCAGGTGCTGGTGACCGAAGTCCACGCCGATCACGATGCCCGCGTCCCCGCTGAGGCTGACGCTGCGGGCCCGGCGGCCGCCCGCCGAGGTGGGCGTGACCTCGACCGTCCCGCCGTCCTTCAGCTCCCGCACGATGTTGGAGACCGTGGCGGCGGACAGGCCGGTCGTCCGCGCGATCTCCGCCTGCGTGAGCGAACCGGCAAGCCGGACGGCCCGTACCACCCGCTCCAGGTTGGCTCGGTGCAGTGACGACTGCGACCCTGGAGTCTCCACGACGACCTCCTGAGCGCGGGGCCGCTTCGGCGAGGCCCCGTGTATGTCCAACTAGTGAACTCT comes from the Streptomyces sp. SUK 48 genome and includes:
- a CDS encoding ROK family transcriptional regulator, whose translation is METPGSQSSLHRANLERVVRAVRLAGSLTQAEIARTTGLSAATVSNIVRELKDGGTVEVTPTSAGGRRARSVSLSGDAGIVIGVDFGHQHLRVAVGNLAHQVLAEEAEPLDVDASAAQGFDRAEELVSRLIVATGVDRAKIAGVGLGVPGPIDLESGTLGHSAILPGWGGTKPAEELAQRLGVPVHVDNDANLGALGELVWGSGKGVRDLAYIKVASGVGAGLVIDGTIYRGPGGTAGEIGHITLDESGPVCRCGNRGCLETFAAARYVLPLLQPSHGSDLTMEGVVRLAREGDPGCRRVVADVGRHIGSGVANLCNLLNPSRVLLGGDLAEAGELVLGPIRESVGRYAIPSAARQLTVLPGALGGRAEVLGALALALSEMGDSALLDGSVTGTPAVSAPAFT